Genomic DNA from Oreochromis aureus strain Israel breed Guangdong linkage group 2, ZZ_aureus, whole genome shotgun sequence:
agcacagAGGATAGCACTGACCACAGCAGGCTGacagaaaatcctgaacattGTCTGACAGATGTTAAAGGACCTCAGAGACTCTGGCTGTTCCTGTAGAGTGCAGTGGCGTTTTTAACCCCGTCCAGCCTATTGTCAGTGTGTACTCTGAGGTGTTTATACTCCTCCACAATGTCCACATCGACCACCTGGATTGAAACGGGGGTCACgagtttcctggtcttcctgaagtccacaatcagttctttggtctttgtcacgttgagctgcagatgattctgctcgcatcacgtgacaaaggagtcaTCAGAAATTTCCTGAAggtggcaggtctctgtgcatgtAATACTGTATGGAAATAGTGTAAAGTACAGTAGTACACAGTACAGTAATGCAGTATTACTTTACAGGGTCATATTATCTTCCTGTGTTTCTAGGCTGAGGGTGGGATCAGCTGTGGGTGGAGGCGGAGTCCCACCCTTAAAGCAGCTGTGTTTCAGCCCCTCAGTTTCAGACTGACTCAGAGCTGCTCGCAAACATGAAGTCTTTCTGCCTCCTCTGTCTGATCCTCCCGGTCCTCTCAGTCCAGGACTCTGCCCCTTTGGGATGTGGATCTTGTGACCTGGCTCAGTGTGCTCCTCTTCCAGCGGAGGGCTGTGCTGCTGGCTCTCTGGTGGACTCCTGTGGCTGCTGCTCTGTCTGCGCTGCCGCAGAGGGTGAGCTGTGCGGAGGTCGCCAGTCGGCAGCTCGCCGCTGTGGCTCCGGTCTGGAGTGCGTGAGAAGCAGCGAGAACAAGAAGAACAAGATgggagtctgtgtctgtaagcgCAAATACGAGGTCTGCGGGACAAACGGAGTGACCTACAGGAACTCCTGTGCACTGAAAACTGCAAGCCTGAGAGCCCAGAGTGAGGGAAAAGAACCTGTCAACATGCAGAACAAAGGTCGCTGTGGTTCAGGTGAGGTCGCAGGTCATGGTATAGATCAGTGAAGCATTTGTTCATCTATGTAGCCTACAGTTCACTTATTCTGATATGTGACTTGATACAGTTGGA
This window encodes:
- the igfbp7 gene encoding insulin-like growth factor-binding protein 7 — encoded protein: MKSFCLLCLILPVLSVQDSAPLGCGSCDLAQCAPLPAEGCAAGSLVDSCGCCSVCAAAEGELCGGRQSAARRCGSGLECVRSSENKKNKMGVCVCKRKYEVCGTNGVTYRNSCALKTASLRAQSEGKEPVNMQNKGRCGSAPLIVTPPGEVYNVSGSQVYLSCEVVGVPTPVLTWKKILSGKKMELLPGDRDNLAIQTRGGPEKHEVTGWVLISPLTKEEEGSYECHATNAKGEASAVGAIHVVESINELTARKVTKEADL